The Erythrobacter insulae genome window below encodes:
- a CDS encoding magnesium chelatase subunit D — protein MAGQPPETSSFDPVWDGLLAARLFAFAPKSFGGMVLRGASPARDALVSALCAEMETRRLPGHVDDERLLGGIDLAASLAAGKPIIQTGLLTEAKDGALIVPMAERLDETIAGRLAQACDEGGTALIMLDDSVEAEDAPPASLMERCAFHCDVTASREWEPLDLDNRAAIALAKVAPLNDEALMALAATAAAFGVHSLRPLLFAGETARAHAALSGRTDAIEADLSAAARLVLGPRATQLPAPQEDTAPEQPPEQPPEPPESNSDEPSDTQNNRSDQPLEEMLVEAAAAAIPADLLAQLAKGLAPRKSGGSGSGQKRKSGMRGKPLGARPGMPRGGARLALIDTLRAAVPWQQVRRKERQEAGNPADPNAILTRKDDLRVRRFDEKAARVTIFAVDASGSAAAARLAEAKGAVELMLAQAYVTRSEVALVSFRGDSAELLLPPTRSLTRARRALAELPGGGGTPLAMGLNAAREAAESVIARGRTASLVILTDGRANIGGDGSPGRKQAGEDAEAAAKAIARSGIDSLVVDISSRPGPDAPALADTLQGRFLALPRADAKTLHKAISAVNPAKASA, from the coding sequence ATGGCAGGCCAGCCGCCTGAAACCTCCTCCTTTGATCCGGTCTGGGATGGATTGCTGGCCGCCCGGCTGTTTGCATTTGCACCGAAATCTTTTGGCGGGATGGTCCTGCGCGGTGCCAGCCCGGCCCGCGATGCGCTTGTCTCGGCTCTGTGTGCAGAGATGGAAACCCGCCGGCTGCCCGGTCATGTTGATGACGAACGCTTGCTGGGCGGGATAGATCTTGCTGCGAGCCTCGCGGCGGGCAAACCCATCATTCAAACCGGCCTGCTGACCGAAGCCAAAGACGGCGCATTGATCGTGCCCATGGCAGAGCGGCTGGATGAAACAATCGCCGGAAGGCTGGCGCAAGCCTGCGACGAAGGCGGCACCGCGCTGATCATGCTTGATGACAGTGTGGAGGCAGAAGATGCCCCGCCCGCCAGCCTGATGGAACGCTGCGCCTTTCACTGCGACGTCACGGCGTCACGCGAATGGGAACCGCTCGATCTGGACAATCGCGCAGCCATTGCCTTGGCCAAGGTCGCACCTTTGAATGACGAAGCGCTAATGGCCCTTGCCGCCACTGCCGCCGCGTTTGGGGTCCATTCGCTGCGGCCGCTCCTGTTCGCAGGCGAAACGGCGCGCGCCCATGCCGCCTTGTCAGGCCGCACCGATGCGATAGAGGCGGACCTTTCCGCCGCCGCACGGCTGGTGCTGGGCCCGCGCGCGACGCAGCTGCCTGCACCGCAAGAGGACACGGCGCCGGAGCAGCCACCAGAGCAGCCGCCCGAACCGCCTGAGAGCAATTCGGACGAACCATCCGACACGCAAAACAACCGCTCCGATCAACCGCTGGAAGAGATGCTGGTCGAAGCCGCCGCCGCTGCGATTCCGGCGGACCTGTTGGCGCAGCTTGCCAAGGGGCTGGCTCCGCGCAAATCGGGCGGCTCCGGGTCGGGGCAGAAACGCAAATCGGGCATGCGGGGGAAACCTCTTGGCGCGCGTCCGGGCATGCCGCGCGGCGGTGCCCGTCTCGCCTTGATCGACACTTTGCGCGCCGCTGTGCCGTGGCAGCAAGTCCGCCGTAAAGAACGCCAAGAAGCCGGCAACCCTGCCGATCCAAACGCGATCCTGACCCGCAAGGATGATCTGCGCGTGCGCCGATTTGATGAAAAAGCCGCGCGCGTCACAATCTTTGCGGTTGATGCATCCGGCTCTGCCGCCGCTGCCCGCCTTGCCGAGGCAAAGGGCGCGGTCGAGCTGATGCTGGCGCAGGCCTATGTCACCCGCAGCGAAGTCGCGCTGGTATCCTTTCGCGGAGACAGCGCCGAATTGCTTCTGCCACCAACCCGCTCGCTTACCCGCGCCCGCCGCGCTTTGGCGGAATTGCCGGGCGGCGGCGGAACGCCGCTGGCCATGGGATTGAATGCAGCGCGCGAAGCCGCCGAAAGCGTGATTGCGCGCGGTCGCACGGCGAGCCTTGTCATCCTGACCGATGGCCGCGCCAATATCGGCGGCGATGGCTCGCCCGGACGCAAACAGGCAGGCGAAGATGCCGAGGCAGCAGCCAAAGCCATCGCGCGCTCAGGAATTGATAGTCTGGTGGTCGATATCTCTTCGCGGCCCGGCCCCGATGCACCCGCTTTGGCAGACACATTGCAAGGCCGTTTTCTCGCTCTGCCGCGTGCCGATGCGAAAACTCTGCATAAAGCCATTTCGGCTGTGAACCCTGCGAAAGCATCGGCATGA
- the crtD gene encoding 1-hydroxycarotenoid 3,4-desaturase CrtD, producing MSEKVAIIGAGIGGLASAAMLSARGFNVTVIEKESWVGGKARTVEVDGQRIEAGPTVFTMRDVFDEIFRACDAKLDDFIQVRQAEVIARHAWDDSGRLDLFADPIRSEEAIGDFAGAKAAAGYRAFRAEARRIHEVLDKPFMRGDKSYTPLPMMWRIGLHRIGDAMAMRPFDNFWNALGEHFDDPRLQQLFGRYSTYCGSDPFQSPATLMLIAHTEAKGVWLINGGISALARALRKLAESKGVQFRTGTSAAQILTENRRVSGVRLTNGDTVTADFVISNADPAALSEGKFGAQSASAVKAMPPQKRSLSALVWFAHTKTKGFGLTHHNVFFSPDYAREFADIRAGNAPDDPTVYLCAQDRSADFKSAAHPIKSGRERIQIIVNAPADGDTHDYSEQEIAQCTHTMRSTMERCGLTLESEMPHQLATPQTWEGLFPATGGALYGRASHGWAASFLRQGPKTRIPGLYCAGGATHPAAGVPMAALSGLLAARTIERDRASMRRFLPAVTRGGISMRSAKTGSTG from the coding sequence GTGAGCGAAAAAGTCGCCATCATCGGTGCCGGAATTGGCGGCCTCGCCAGCGCCGCGATGCTGAGCGCGCGCGGGTTCAATGTGACTGTGATCGAAAAAGAGAGCTGGGTCGGGGGGAAAGCCCGCACGGTTGAGGTGGACGGTCAACGAATCGAAGCCGGACCAACCGTTTTCACGATGCGCGATGTCTTTGACGAGATTTTCCGGGCCTGCGACGCGAAACTCGACGATTTTATTCAGGTGCGTCAGGCTGAAGTGATCGCGCGCCACGCCTGGGACGATAGCGGTCGTCTCGATCTGTTTGCCGATCCCATTCGCAGCGAAGAAGCCATCGGTGATTTTGCCGGTGCAAAAGCGGCCGCAGGATACCGCGCATTCAGAGCAGAAGCGCGCCGCATTCATGAAGTCTTGGACAAACCATTCATGCGCGGTGACAAAAGTTATACGCCGCTGCCGATGATGTGGCGTATCGGCCTGCACCGGATTGGCGATGCGATGGCGATGCGGCCATTCGACAATTTCTGGAACGCTCTGGGCGAGCATTTTGACGATCCGCGCTTGCAGCAATTGTTTGGCCGCTATTCGACCTATTGCGGGTCTGATCCGTTTCAGTCCCCCGCCACGCTGATGCTGATCGCCCATACAGAGGCGAAAGGCGTGTGGTTGATCAATGGCGGGATTAGCGCGCTGGCCCGAGCGCTGCGCAAACTGGCAGAAAGTAAGGGTGTGCAGTTCCGCACCGGAACGAGCGCCGCGCAGATCCTGACCGAAAACCGCCGTGTCAGCGGGGTGCGATTGACCAATGGCGATACCGTGACCGCCGATTTTGTCATTTCGAATGCAGACCCCGCGGCGCTGTCCGAGGGGAAATTTGGCGCTCAATCAGCAAGTGCAGTCAAAGCGATGCCGCCACAGAAACGCTCGCTTTCGGCTTTGGTATGGTTTGCCCATACCAAGACGAAAGGGTTTGGTTTGACACATCATAACGTCTTTTTCTCGCCGGATTATGCTCGCGAATTTGCCGATATTCGCGCGGGCAATGCGCCTGATGATCCGACCGTTTATCTTTGCGCGCAAGATCGCAGCGCCGATTTCAAATCCGCCGCCCACCCGATCAAAAGCGGGCGGGAACGCATCCAGATTATCGTCAACGCACCCGCGGATGGCGACACCCATGACTATTCAGAACAGGAGATCGCACAATGCACTCACACCATGAGGAGCACGATGGAACGATGCGGTCTCACACTGGAGAGCGAGATGCCGCATCAGCTGGCAACGCCGCAAACGTGGGAGGGGCTGTTCCCGGCGACCGGCGGCGCCCTTTATGGCAGAGCATCGCACGGCTGGGCGGCCTCATTCCTGAGGCAGGGGCCAAAGACACGGATACCGGGTCTGTATTGCGCGGGCGGGGCCACACACCCAGCGGCCGGAGTCCCGATGGCAGCCTTGTCAGGACTGCTGGCAGCGCGAACGATCGAACGGGACCGCGCTTCGATGCGGCGATTCCTGCCGGCGGTTACACGTGGTGGTATATCGATGCGATCAGCGAAGACGGGCAGCACGGGCTGA
- the bchO gene encoding alpha/beta fold hydrolase BchO produces MSRALDWSREGKIWPHRETSEFVRVGNVCWHVQRMGAADQPVLLLLHGTGASVHSWRGLMPLLAKTHHVVAMDLPRHGFTTGHPPEDMSLPRMASTVMRLVSALGITPATIIGHSAGAALALQMALDHGYDGPVIGLNSALRPFPGLAAQLFPAVAKLLFVNPLVPRLFSGAASLSGDTDRFIYKATNSHIDAEGMACYEALMQNSRHTKGALAMMANWDLPTLRTRMGKISNPVLMVHSDNDAAIPLDWAKEAHGWLSNAHLDVMEGLGHLAHEEAPERVMQRISPFLVDRANTPAD; encoded by the coding sequence ATGAGCCGCGCCCTGGATTGGTCACGCGAGGGCAAGATCTGGCCTCACCGCGAGACAAGCGAATTTGTGCGGGTCGGCAATGTCTGCTGGCATGTTCAACGCATGGGCGCAGCGGATCAACCTGTCCTGCTGCTGCTCCACGGGACCGGAGCCTCTGTCCATTCATGGCGCGGCCTGATGCCTTTGCTTGCCAAGACGCACCATGTTGTCGCGATGGATCTGCCGCGTCACGGTTTTACCACCGGCCATCCGCCCGAGGATATGAGCTTGCCGCGCATGGCCTCCACCGTCATGCGGCTGGTGAGCGCATTGGGCATCACACCTGCAACCATTATCGGCCATTCGGCGGGCGCTGCGCTGGCGCTGCAGATGGCGCTGGATCATGGATATGATGGACCGGTTATCGGGCTAAATTCGGCTTTGCGCCCGTTCCCCGGCCTCGCCGCACAGCTTTTCCCGGCGGTTGCGAAACTGCTTTTCGTCAATCCGCTTGTCCCGCGCCTATTTTCGGGCGCAGCTTCGCTTTCGGGCGATACTGATCGTTTCATCTACAAAGCCACAAATTCGCATATCGATGCCGAGGGTATGGCCTGTTACGAGGCGCTCATGCAGAATTCGCGTCACACCAAAGGCGCGCTGGCGATGATGGCGAACTGGGATTTGCCGACCTTGCGGACCCGCATGGGCAAAATTTCAAATCCGGTCCTGATGGTTCATTCGGATAATGACGCTGCGATTCCGCTTGATTGGGCAAAGGAAGCGCATGGATGGCTGTCGAACGCGCATCTTGATGTCATGGAGGGGCTTGGCCACCTCGCCCATGAAGAAGCGCCAGAGCGCGTGATGCAGCGCATCTCCCCCTTTCTGGTGGACCGTGCTAACACCCCTGCAGATTAG
- the bchI gene encoding magnesium chelatase ATPase subunit I — translation MARFPFSAIVGQDEMKQALLIAAVDPSVGGVMVFGDRGTGKSTAARALAGLLPQISAVEDCRYGCTGEDKGTCPDPCSSGRVRKRDVPFVDLPLGATEDRVIGSLDLERALRAGEKAFEPGLLAKAHRGFLYIDEINLLEDHLVDLLLDVAASGENVVEREGLSVRHRAKFVLIGSGNPEEGELRPQLLDRFGLSVEVRTPTDIETRVEIMRLVAANERDPEGFAAKWAGEDAKILKQIARGKAKLAKLESGEDVLRDAAELCMAVGADGLRGELTLMRAARAFAALTGARSVTREHLIEIAPSALRHRLRRDVLDETGSTVRITRAIDELFG, via the coding sequence ATGGCACGTTTTCCTTTTTCCGCTATCGTTGGCCAAGACGAGATGAAGCAAGCGCTTTTGATCGCAGCTGTTGATCCCAGTGTTGGCGGGGTCATGGTGTTTGGCGATCGCGGCACGGGCAAATCCACCGCCGCGCGCGCGCTTGCCGGGCTTTTGCCGCAAATCAGCGCTGTCGAAGACTGCCGTTATGGCTGCACGGGCGAAGATAAGGGCACTTGCCCTGATCCGTGCAGTTCGGGCCGCGTGCGCAAACGCGATGTGCCGTTTGTCGATCTGCCGCTGGGCGCGACCGAAGACCGCGTGATCGGATCGTTGGATCTGGAACGCGCATTGCGCGCCGGTGAGAAAGCGTTTGAGCCCGGATTGCTGGCAAAGGCGCATCGCGGATTTCTGTATATTGATGAGATCAACCTGCTCGAAGATCATCTGGTGGATCTCCTGCTCGACGTTGCAGCTTCTGGAGAAAACGTGGTCGAGCGTGAGGGATTGTCGGTCCGCCACCGCGCCAAATTTGTGCTGATCGGCAGCGGAAACCCGGAAGAAGGCGAACTGCGCCCGCAATTGCTCGACCGGTTCGGCCTATCGGTTGAAGTGCGCACGCCCACGGACATCGAAACACGCGTGGAGATCATGCGTCTGGTCGCCGCGAATGAGCGCGATCCTGAAGGTTTTGCCGCCAAATGGGCGGGCGAAGATGCAAAGATCCTGAAACAGATCGCGCGCGGCAAGGCCAAGCTGGCCAAACTGGAATCGGGCGAAGATGTGTTGAGAGACGCAGCCGAGCTGTGCATGGCCGTGGGCGCGGATGGTCTGCGCGGCGAGCTGACGCTGATGCGCGCCGCCCGCGCTTTTGCCGCTTTGACCGGCGCACGTTCGGTCACCCGCGAACATTTGATCGAAATCGCACCGTCGGCGCTGCGCCACCGGCTGCGCCGCGATGTTCTGGATGAAACAGGGTCAACCGTACGGATTACGCGGGCGATTGATGAACTGTTCGGTTAA
- a CDS encoding methyltransferase, which yields MMEKPSLKTRWIARRNAVFASSRFQYWAARIPFISSVARNRATQMFDHLVGFSYSQVLRASVDSGLLDLLADGPVGADHIADRIDISHDAAIRLLRAARALDLAEEAFEDGWMLGQQGAVLQADPGTQAMIRHHHLLYEDLADPMALLRRDRKEPTALSRYWSYAGALHGAAERGEETQDYSELMAASQRFVADEVIGAFSFPKNGRLLDVGGGHGEFLRRVGAAYPEIELGLFDLPEVANAAREPLGRDVGQARLTCHPGNFFEDQVPQGYDIVSLVRILHDHDDEPAMALLRNIRASLAPGGRLLLAEPMAGIPGVEPMGDAFFGLYLWAMGSGRPRTPREISEMMQAAGFTRTRTVATAQPVIASCIVAFA from the coding sequence ATGATGGAAAAACCATCACTCAAAACTCGCTGGATCGCGCGTCGCAACGCAGTATTTGCAAGCTCGCGCTTTCAATATTGGGCCGCGCGTATTCCATTCATCAGCTCTGTGGCGCGCAACCGGGCCACCCAGATGTTCGATCACCTGGTCGGCTTTTCCTATTCGCAGGTGCTGCGCGCTTCTGTTGATAGCGGTCTGCTCGATCTGCTGGCCGATGGCCCTGTGGGCGCGGATCATATCGCGGACAGGATCGATATCAGCCATGATGCCGCCATTCGGTTGCTGCGGGCGGCACGCGCGCTCGATTTGGCAGAGGAAGCGTTTGAGGATGGCTGGATGCTGGGGCAGCAAGGCGCTGTTCTGCAAGCAGACCCCGGCACACAGGCGATGATTCGCCACCATCATCTGTTGTACGAAGATCTGGCCGATCCCATGGCGCTGCTGCGCCGCGATCGCAAAGAACCGACCGCCCTTTCGCGCTATTGGTCTTATGCCGGCGCGCTCCACGGCGCGGCAGAACGCGGCGAGGAAACACAGGATTATTCCGAGCTGATGGCCGCGTCTCAACGCTTTGTTGCGGATGAGGTCATCGGCGCTTTTTCTTTCCCGAAGAATGGCAGATTGCTGGATGTTGGCGGGGGACACGGTGAATTTCTTCGCCGTGTCGGCGCTGCCTATCCCGAAATCGAGCTCGGCTTGTTCGATCTGCCCGAAGTCGCAAATGCGGCGCGCGAACCGCTGGGCCGCGATGTGGGTCAGGCGCGGCTGACATGCCATCCCGGCAACTTTTTCGAGGATCAGGTTCCGCAAGGATACGATATCGTTTCGCTGGTGCGGATCCTGCACGATCATGACGATGAACCGGCCATGGCGCTGCTGCGCAATATCAGAGCCAGTCTGGCCCCCGGTGGACGTTTGCTGTTGGCAGAACCCATGGCGGGAATTCCCGGTGTGGAACCCATGGGAGACGCATTTTTTGGTCTCTATCTGTGGGCGATGGGCTCTGGCCGCCCGCGCACACCGCGCGAAATCAGTGAAATGATGCAAGCCGCCGGTTTTACGCGCACTCGGACTGTCGCAACAGCCCAACCGGTCATCGCCAGCTGCATTGTCGCATTTGCCTGA
- the bchC gene encoding chlorophyll synthesis pathway protein BchC, with translation MNSLAVILEGPERLALRELELAPVGSGDVVIDIAWSGISSGTEKLLWTGQMPDFPGMGYPLVPGYESIGRIVDAGADAQARIGEWVFVPGANCYTDARGLFGGTSSKVVVPSARALPVPERLGQSGVLCALAATALHAINGGTAPDLIIGHGVLGRLLARLTTALGAPAPTVWETSEARRDGAAGYTVLDPQADDRRDYKSIYDASGDAAIIDAATPHLVKGGEITLAGFYADRVNFAFPAAFMKEARIRIAAEWQPGDLTQTLSLIETDKLDLANLITDARPAYAASDAYPQAFNDPACLKMVLDWSSAA, from the coding sequence ATGAATTCACTGGCAGTCATACTTGAGGGACCCGAGCGCCTTGCGCTGCGGGAGCTTGAGTTGGCGCCGGTTGGCTCTGGCGATGTGGTGATCGATATCGCGTGGAGCGGGATTAGCTCCGGCACGGAAAAACTGCTGTGGACGGGCCAGATGCCTGACTTCCCCGGTATGGGTTACCCGCTTGTCCCCGGTTACGAATCAATCGGACGCATTGTTGATGCCGGCGCGGATGCGCAGGCTCGCATTGGTGAATGGGTCTTTGTACCCGGCGCCAATTGCTACACCGATGCACGCGGATTGTTTGGCGGCACTTCCAGCAAAGTTGTTGTGCCTTCGGCGCGGGCTCTGCCTGTACCCGAACGGCTCGGTCAGTCCGGCGTCCTGTGCGCACTCGCAGCCACCGCGCTTCATGCAATCAATGGCGGAACAGCGCCCGATCTGATTATCGGTCACGGTGTTCTCGGGCGTCTTCTGGCACGGCTTACCACGGCTCTTGGTGCGCCTGCGCCGACCGTCTGGGAAACCAGCGAAGCGCGCCGCGATGGTGCCGCAGGTTACACTGTGCTCGATCCGCAGGCTGACGACCGCCGCGATTACAAATCCATTTACGATGCCAGCGGCGACGCCGCTATCATCGACGCCGCTACGCCGCATCTTGTCAAAGGCGGCGAGATCACTCTGGCAGGCTTTTACGCGGACCGCGTCAATTTCGCCTTTCCCGCCGCTTTCATGAAAGAAGCGCGCATCCGGATCGCTGCGGAATGGCAGCCTGGCGATTTAACGCAAACTCTGTCCCTGATCGAAACCGACAAACTCGATCTGGCAAATCTCATCACCGATGCTCGCCCTGCTTACGCAGCCAGCGATGCATATCCGCAGGCCTTTAATGATCCGGCCTGCCTCAAAATGGTTCTCGATTGGAGCAGCGCCGCATGA
- a CDS encoding hydroxyneurosporene dehydrogenase, whose translation MTERPAGSVERDVTNLQIGPSHVEWKGDALEITIEERDKRLFNPFRRKVRGKVRVIPESLNPASFALDPAENHIWHCMAPRARIEVDMEEPGVSWSGQGYFDHNRGSEPLEDGFRTWHWSRAHMKEGAVVCYEGERGDGSVFASAIRFGADGIPEIADLPPAARLPSSGWHIKRRTRSDLGVSEVIRTWEDTPFYARSELSTQLYGEDVVSVQESLDMRRFASPVVQFMLPYRMPKEKR comes from the coding sequence ATGACCGAACGGCCCGCTGGATCGGTAGAGCGCGACGTCACCAATCTGCAAATCGGCCCGAGCCATGTCGAATGGAAAGGCGATGCGCTGGAGATTACGATTGAAGAGCGCGACAAGCGGCTTTTCAATCCGTTCCGCCGCAAGGTGCGAGGCAAAGTCCGCGTGATCCCCGAGTCTCTGAACCCTGCATCCTTCGCGCTTGATCCCGCCGAAAACCACATCTGGCATTGCATGGCCCCGCGCGCCCGCATCGAAGTGGATATGGAAGAGCCGGGCGTTTCGTGGAGCGGGCAGGGATATTTTGATCACAATCGCGGATCGGAACCGCTCGAAGACGGCTTTCGCACATGGCACTGGTCGCGCGCGCACATGAAAGAGGGCGCGGTGGTGTGTTACGAAGGCGAACGCGGCGACGGCTCTGTCTTTGCCAGCGCGATCCGTTTTGGCGCGGATGGTATTCCCGAAATTGCCGATCTGCCGCCCGCCGCGCGCCTGCCATCCAGCGGTTGGCACATCAAACGGCGCACCCGCTCTGATCTCGGCGTGTCGGAAGTCATCCGCACGTGGGAGGACACGCCGTTTTACGCCCGTTCAGAGCTGTCGACGCAGCTTTATGGCGAAGATGTGGTTTCGGTTCAGGAAAGTCTGGATATGCGGCGGTTTGCGTCACCTGTGGTGCAATTCATGCTGCCATACCGGATGCCGAAGGAAAAACGCTAA
- a CDS encoding chlorophyllide a reductase iron protein subunit X: MTMLDAQTDSLREEASQEPDPVHTGEVTSETQVIAIYGKGGSGKSFALSNLSYMMAQQGKRVLLIGCDPKSDTTSLLFGGKSCPTIIETSSKKKLAGEEVTIEDVCFQRDGVFAMELGGPEVGRGCGGRGIIHGFELLEKLGFHDWGFDYVLLDFLGDVVCGGFGLPIARDMCQKVIVVGSNDLQSLYVANNVCHAVEYFRKMGGNVGVAGMIINKDDGTGEAHAFAESVGIPVLTAIPANDDIRRKSANYQIVGVPGGEWASLFETLAVNVAEAPPLQPNPLDQDGLLNLFSADQTGGDIELVPATQADMRGGVFEEKPSLEVIYDEI; this comes from the coding sequence ATGACTATGCTAGACGCACAAACTGACAGTCTTCGTGAAGAAGCCTCGCAAGAGCCCGATCCGGTCCACACCGGCGAAGTCACCAGCGAAACTCAGGTTATTGCGATTTACGGCAAAGGCGGCTCGGGCAAAAGCTTCGCGCTTTCCAATCTCAGCTATATGATGGCCCAGCAGGGCAAACGCGTTCTTCTGATCGGTTGCGATCCAAAGTCGGACACAACCAGCCTGCTGTTCGGCGGCAAAAGCTGCCCGACGATCATCGAAACTTCCTCTAAAAAGAAACTGGCCGGCGAAGAAGTCACCATCGAAGATGTGTGCTTCCAGCGTGACGGTGTGTTCGCAATGGAGCTTGGCGGACCAGAAGTCGGACGGGGCTGCGGCGGACGCGGCATCATCCACGGTTTCGAACTGCTCGAAAAACTCGGCTTCCACGATTGGGGCTTCGACTATGTCCTGCTCGACTTCCTCGGCGATGTTGTCTGCGGCGGATTCGGTCTGCCGATTGCCCGCGACATGTGCCAGAAAGTGATCGTGGTCGGATCAAACGACCTGCAATCGCTCTATGTTGCCAACAATGTCTGCCACGCGGTTGAATATTTCCGCAAAATGGGCGGCAATGTCGGCGTGGCCGGCATGATCATCAACAAAGATGATGGCACCGGCGAAGCGCATGCTTTCGCAGAGTCTGTCGGCATCCCAGTGCTTACCGCGATCCCGGCGAATGACGACATTCGCCGCAAAAGCGCGAATTACCAGATTGTCGGCGTACCCGGCGGTGAATGGGCCAGCTTGTTCGAAACACTCGCGGTCAATGTCGCCGAAGCGCCTCCGCTCCAGCCAAACCCGCTGGACCAGGACGGCCTGCTCAACCTTTTCAGCGCCGATCAAACCGGCGGCGACATCGAGCTTGTACCGGCCACACAGGCCGACATGCGCGGCGGCGTCTTTGAAGAGAAGCCATCCCTCGAAGTGATTTACGACGAGATCTGA
- the bchY gene encoding chlorophyllide a reductase subunit Y — translation MKEAARAAGKSEILDQYEADYPVGPHDQPQSMCPAFGSLRVGLRMKRTATVLSGSACCVYGLTFTSHFYGARRTVGYVPFSSETLVTGKLFEDIKEAVEDLADPENYDTIVVTNLCVPTASGVPLRLLPDQINGVRIIGIDVPGFGIPTHAEAKDVLAGAMLKYAREEVKAGPVAAPKERTDKPSVALLGEMFPADPVVIGQMLEPLGLAAGPVVPTREWRELYSALDCSVAAAIHPFYTASVREFKAAGRPVIGSAPVGADGTAAWLQSLGDTLGLPQDKVDAVKNTMIGAIKGALAAMPIKGRITVSGYEGSELLVARLLIESGADVPYVGSACPQTEWSNADREWLEAKGVRVNFRASLEEDIAAVEEFRPDLAVGTTPVVQHAKAKAIPALYFTNLISARPLMGPAGAGSLAQVVNAAMSNKDRFDKMRDFFEGVGTEHAAGVWEDTPVDRPKFRKKYAALNEAARKAAEAVGT, via the coding sequence ATGAAAGAGGCTGCGCGCGCTGCTGGTAAAAGCGAGATTTTGGATCAGTACGAAGCCGACTATCCCGTTGGCCCGCACGATCAACCGCAAAGCATGTGTCCGGCATTCGGCAGTCTGCGCGTAGGTTTGCGTATGAAGCGCACAGCCACGGTGCTGTCAGGCTCGGCCTGCTGTGTGTACGGCCTCACGTTTACATCGCATTTTTACGGTGCGCGGCGGACAGTCGGCTATGTGCCTTTCTCTTCCGAAACGCTCGTCACCGGCAAGCTGTTCGAAGATATCAAGGAAGCGGTCGAAGATCTCGCCGATCCTGAAAATTACGACACAATCGTTGTCACCAATCTGTGCGTGCCCACCGCCAGCGGGGTTCCGCTGCGGCTGTTGCCGGATCAGATCAACGGCGTGCGTATCATCGGTATCGATGTCCCGGGCTTTGGCATTCCCACCCACGCAGAGGCGAAAGATGTCCTCGCCGGTGCGATGCTTAAATATGCCCGCGAAGAAGTGAAGGCTGGCCCGGTCGCTGCTCCCAAAGAGCGCACGGACAAGCCCAGTGTTGCCTTGCTTGGCGAGATGTTCCCGGCTGATCCGGTGGTTATCGGGCAAATGCTCGAACCGCTCGGCCTTGCTGCTGGACCGGTTGTTCCGACCCGCGAATGGCGCGAGCTGTATTCCGCGCTCGATTGCTCGGTCGCTGCGGCGATCCACCCGTTCTACACCGCCAGTGTCCGCGAATTCAAAGCGGCTGGCCGCCCAGTGATTGGCTCTGCTCCGGTTGGCGCAGACGGCACGGCGGCATGGCTGCAAAGCCTCGGCGATACGCTGGGCCTGCCTCAGGATAAAGTCGACGCGGTGAAAAACACCATGATCGGCGCGATCAAAGGCGCATTGGCGGCAATGCCGATCAAAGGCCGGATCACGGTTTCGGGCTATGAAGGTTCCGAACTGTTGGTAGCCCGCCTGCTGATCGAAAGCGGCGCGGACGTGCCCTATGTCGGCAGCGCCTGCCCGCAAACCGAATGGTCAAACGCGGACCGCGAATGGCTCGAAGCCAAAGGTGTCCGTGTCAATTTCCGTGCAAGCCTCGAAGAGGATATTGCAGCGGTTGAAGAATTCCGCCCTGATCTCGCGGTTGGCACCACTCCGGTGGTCCAGCATGCGAAGGCCAAGGCGATCCCCGCATTGTATTTCACCAATTTGATCTCTGCGCGTCCGCTGATGGGACCTGCTGGCGCAGGCAGCCTCGCGCAGGTTGTGAATGCAGCGATGTCGAACAAGGATCGGTTCGACAAAATGCGGGACTTTTTCGAAGGTGTCGGGACCGAGCACGCCGCAGGCGTATGGGAAGACACCCCGGTCGACCGGCCCAAATTCCGCAAGAAATATGCGGCACTTAACGAAGCGGCGCGCAAAGCGGCCGAG